A window of the Henckelia pumila isolate YLH828 chromosome 3, ASM3356847v2, whole genome shotgun sequence genome harbors these coding sequences:
- the LOC140888422 gene encoding uncharacterized protein, giving the protein MVREVKILAELNHSNVVCYHQTWIEDIDGPLSADDESYGTDTSGPPRPPTKILYLAMEFCHGTLERFIEIPLQPIPIEKYFTQMVLGLTYIHEKGIIHRDLSKQNILLDS; this is encoded by the exons ATGGTTAGGGAGGTCAAGATTCTGGCGGAATTAAATCATTCCAATGTCGTATGCTACCATCAA ACTTGGATTGAGGATATTGATGGACCACTTTCTGCGGATGATGAGTCTTATGGAACGGATACTTCTGGTCCACCACGACCACCAACCAAGATTTTATACTTGGCAATGGAATTTTGCCACGG GACATTGGAACGTTTCATAGAAATACCACTGCAGCCAATACcgattgaaaaatattttacacaGATGGTTCTAGGTCTCACATATATCCACGAAAAGGGCATAATCCACCGAGATTTGTCGAAGCAGAACATTTTGCTGGATTCATAA
- the LOC140890512 gene encoding F-box protein At3g26010-like, whose amino-acid sequence MCSDEKPLGGFDWAELPDDLKVEILRRLHNKALMRLKCVSKSWYFFISYACAPMISRSAPFLGLFYTHKICKFGWLSLDFFHTEEYSGEFHPRYRPELLGIGKSYGAFLPFDHTPADIQCYCNGLFLLAHAGSNPTQYIVCNPTTCEYIELPVNPLHIYDDVTSLAFDPSDSPVSFKVLRRAADVSLVHPLKLDVFTFGSGNWTTHVLVLDHMLLGFNWIDHSVYVNGILYVMSLAKYLLGINLHFTNKANITYRAIGLPDKEKFDDCGSFGTSRGYVVYSNSDQSKILLWRLEHGAHWILQHRVSIDEMVSQLPRGKLMPLRRNRGEIKVYGFHPKSEVIFLGTPRLVLNYNPNTKQVKTFFHLVPDREIVNGQYKMYPSSCCPVILNGVLSSSGNKTHSSRFRLYKFLYRYPPR is encoded by the exons ATGTGTTCAGACGAAAAACCTTTGGGGGGTTTCGATTGGGCGGAGCTTCCGGATGATCTGAAAGTTGAGATTTTGCGTCGGTTGCATAACAAGGCTCTTATGAGGCTCAAGTGCGTCTCAAAATCTTGGTACTTTTTTATTTCCTATGCTTGCGCTCCAATGATATCCCGTTCTGCCCCTTTTTTAGGCTTATTCTATACCCACAAAATCTGTAAATTTGGCTGGCTTTCTCTCGATTTTTTTCACACAGAAGAGTATTCGGGTGAGTTCCACCCCCGATATCGACCTGAATTGTTGGGAATCGGGAAATCGTATGGAGCATTTCTGCCTTTTGATCACACGCCAGCGGACATTCAATGTTACTGCAACGGGCTTTTTCTTTTGGCCCACGCAGGCTCAAATCCCACCCAGTATATTGTCTGCAATCCAACCACCTGTGAGTACATTGAACTTCCGGTCAATCCCCTTCACATATACGATGATGTTACCTCTTTGGCATTCGATCCCAGTGATTCTCCGGTTTCCTTTAAGGTTCTTCGAAGGGCAGCCGATGTGTCACTCGTCCATCCTTTAAAGCTGGACGTTTTCACATTCGGCTCAGGGAATTGGACCACCCATGTTCTAGTTCTTGACCACATGCTTCTTGGGTTCAATTGGATCGATCATTCTGTTTATGTGAATGGGATTTTGTACGTGATGTCTCTGGCCAAGTATCTACTAGGCATTAATCTCCATTTCACAAACAAAGCAAATATTACTTATCGGGCTATTGGGTTGCCTGATAAAGAAAAATTTGATGATTGTGGATCATTTGGGACATCcagagggtatgtggtttattCCAACAGTGACCAGTCTAAAATACTACTCTGGCGGTTAGAACACGGTGCTCACTGGATTCTCCAACACAGAGTGAGCATCGATGAGATGGTGTCACAACTCCCACGCGGTAAGTTGATGCCCCTTCGACGCAACAGGGGAGAGATCAAAGTTTACGGTTTTCATCCCAAGTCAGAAGTAATATTTCTAGGAACACCTCGCCTAGTACTCAACTATAATCCGAATACCAAGCAGGTTAAAACGTTCTTTCATTTAGTACCCGACCGGGAAATTGTTAATGGTCAATACAAAATGTACCCTTCCTCGTGCTGCCCGGTTATTCTGAATGGTGTTCTCTCTTCGTCCG GTAACAAAACTCATTCATCTCGTTTCCGATTGTACAAGTTTTTATACAG GTACCCACCACGATGA